A stretch of DNA from Leptospira wolffii serovar Khorat str. Khorat-H2:
ATTCTGTCTCACCGGAACGGTTGGAGCTCCCAACCAATAGGCGAACTAAGAGAAGGAATTGGGATTGCCTCCCGCTTCTCCATTTCGGATCTTGGGGTCATGGAAACCGTACAAATCGCCGGAATCAAAGTCCCAAAATCCAAACTAGGAAATAACTCCGGATCCCTGGGTTCCGATCTGGTGGAGACGGACTCCACCGTTCGCAATCTGCAGAATATTCTCTATCCGCTCCTCGAAAACCGTCCTGTTCTACTCGTGGGGGACGCGGGCGTGGGAAAAAACGCTCTCATTTATTATATTAACTTTAAACGAAATCATCCCACCGCCAGATTTAGTTTCAATGAGGATACTCTGCCTGAGGATTTGATCGGCTCCTACAGACTGCTTTTGGACGGAAAGGGTTTTGCCTGGGCCGACGGACCTCTGACTTCCGCGGTCAGGAGCGGCGCGAGTTTTGTGGCGGACGAGATGAACCTCTGTCCCCCCCATATCATCAAAAGATTCTCCACAGTTTACGAATCCAATTATCTGGAATTGATAGAAGGGGACGGGTCCAGGATCCAGGCCGTCGACGGTTTCAGTTTCATAGGAACCCAAAATCCATCGGAAGGCTTCGAGGGAAGGAAGCCTCTTCCATTCGACATCACCCGCTATTACGCAACCGTATTCATAGATCCGCATACTCCGGACGAAATACTTTATATTTTAGGAAAATTGTATCCTGCTATGGGCCAGGATCTTCTGAAATCCTGCATCCGTCTTTCCCTGGATACGGAATCCAAAGTGGTCGCGGGCGCTCTGGGAAAAGGCGACCTGGAAAAATACCATTTCAATATCCGTAATTTAAAGAAACTTTGCAATCGTATCCTAAGCCTGAAGACGGATACTCCGGAACTTCTTTACCGGGAATTATGGAATTTTTACGCGGAACCATTCCGGAAGGAAGAAGATCGTAGGATACAGACGGACGCCATCCTGAAGGAAACCGGGCTGAAGATTCCTCCCAAACTTCCGGAGCCTAAATTCGAAATTCATAAAGGATCCTTATTCTGCAACGATAAGGAAATCGCGGTCTCGGACGAGTCCAAGGCCAAACAAATCCTTTCATCCGTGCCTTTACCTTTAAAACTACGTGAATTCGCGGAGAAAGTATATACCGCCGTAGCTTTCCGGGAGAATATTCTAATCGAATATTCTGAGGAACAGGATCCTCAATTCGTGCTTCCCCTCTTTACTGAAATTTCGGGAGTGCCTTTGGAATCCGTAAACCTGTGTAAGGGGATCCATACCGCTGATATCATTGGAGCCCTGAAGCCGATCGACGGTTCCAAAGTGGGATGGGTGGACGGACCCTTGACTAAGGGGATCAGAGAGGGAGGGAATATTCTCATCGCAAATCTCGAGGCTGCAGGTGCGGAACTCGTGGAAAAGATGAATATGCTTACGGACGACGCCCGTGCACTTGTGCTTCCTCCGGAAAGTTCCGAAGATGCTCCTCTCGCACTGCAGAAGGAATCCAGAATCTTCGCATTGAAACTCTTCCGTAAGACTAAATCCACTCCTACGATTTCCAGAGCGTTTAGGAACCGTTTCACTTCCATATTATTTCCGGAATTGGAAGATTCGGAAACTCTTAAGGAAATTCTAAACTTCTATCTTCCGGAAGGGGACCTCGTCTCCAAAATGGCCGAGTTTCATACCAAGATCAAGGACCTGTCCAAGAAGAGAACGATAGGATCCGCAAACCTAATGCCTTATACTTTCGGACTCTCCAATCTTCTACAATGGAAGGATCATATCGTCAAGTATGCCGACGAGAAGAGCGGAAAGGAAGGGATCCGCGAGATCGCCTTCCGAGGCGGTAAGATCGCATACACCAACCAGGTATCCGATCCGGGAGAACGGAAGGAACTGGAAAGAATATTAGAATTTTCTTTATCGGGAATCGAGATCGTTTCGGAATTCTTCCAGGAGCTGGAGGAAAAGAAAAAAAAAACTCTGACTCCCTCCACCGAAATCGAAAAGAAACGTTGGTGGGATCCGGAACTCCATAAAAGGGAACCCCTCACAGGAAAAGCGGAGTTGAAAAACTCGGGAAGAGAACTCCGGGAAGGTTTAGAGATCAATACTCCGGAAACGGGAGGCCAAAGGAAAGAAGGTCCCGATGCATGGTATGGTCAGGAGACCCGGGGCAATATGGGACAAGGAGAACCCGCGGGCGGAGGAGGAGCCTGGGGCTACCGCACGGAAGAATTATACAAGGCCTTTCTTGCGAAACGTAGGATCCTTTGGGAATATACCATCCAGACGAGTATCAAGGAATTCAAAGAAGTCTTCGGTAGAAGTTTGGAGGAAGTCCAACTCAATCTGGAAAGACTATTCGATCCGGAGATAGACATCAACCGTATCTATAAAAGCGAGGGAAGTCGGATCGACACTCGCAAGTATATCTCCTTTCTCTCCGGAAAGGGGGACTCCAAGGTATTCGATAAGACTATCATTGATAAGGACGAGGAGAAGCTGAAGGGAGTCGAGGTCGCTTTCCTAGTTTCCAAATCCCGTCGTATCTTCAACTTCGAATACTCCGTGGCGACACTTTCCGCCATGCTATCCTCCGCCCATATTCTGGACGAACACGACGTGAACTTCTCCGTTACCGCTTATTCGGATAGAATGAACCGTAAGGACAGGATAGATCTGGTCCAGGTTAAGAGAATGGACGAATATTTCGACGAGAAGAAAGAAGAAGAGATGTTCGATTCGCTTCGTTCCGATTGGCAGGGAGATTCCATAGAAGAATACCAATTGTTGGAACAGATAGAATCCTACTTTTCCCCGGATGCCCAGACTAAAATACTGGTCATGATTTCCGATTTTCGGGGCCAGAGAGGTAAGGCGGAGATCGAGCAGGAGATCCAGTCCCGGGATAACAGACGCCTGAGGGCGGAAATTCTAAAGCATTCGAATAAGAACTACGTGTTTTTGGGCGTGGGATTGGGTCGCAGATATATAGCAGAGCACCTTTTCCCGGATTCGATTCAGATCACGTCCGAAAATTTTTACAATATGCCGAACTTAATCGGAGCGGAACTGGGACGTTTGATTTTGACCCACCATTCTTCCCGAAATTAAGCGGCGGACGGTGAGAGACCGTCTACGACTTAAAGATGGGAAAGAAGAAGGAAAAAGATTCGGGATTACCCCAGCCTCTGGTAAACAAAAAAGCCAGATTCAACTTCGAGCTGATTCAGTTCATCGAAGCGGGTATCGTATTGACCGGATCGGAAGTCAAAAGTCTCCGAGAAAAAAAAGCGAATCTTACCGACGCGTTCGCTAAGATCAAGAATGGAGAAGTCTTTCTGGACGGTTTTTCCATCACTCCCTATAAGAACGGCGGTTATGCGAATCATCCGGAGATCCGCCCCCGCAAACTTCTCCTAAAAAGAAAAGAGATCGAGAAGCTGGAAAAACAGGTTAAGGAGAAGGGACTCGTACTCGTCGCTACGAAAGTCTATTTCAAAGACAACCGCTGGGCCAAGGTGGAACTCGCGGTCGCTAAGCCTAAAAAGCTTTACGATAAGCGGGAAGATCTCAAGAAAAGCGACGCAAAAATGGAAATCGCAAGAGCCATGAAGGCCAAAAATTTCTCCTAATGTCCTCTAAGAAAAAACATACACCCGTCGTAAGTATCGTCGGTAGACAAAACGTGGGTAAATCCACTCTATTCAACGCCCTTTTAAAAAAGAAATTGGCGATCACGGAAGATTATCCCGGAGTCACTCGAGACGTTCTCCAGGCAAGAGTATTGCATCCCGAGAAAGGATTGGATTTCTTTCTATGCGATACTCCCGGTCTAGATATAGAAAGACCCGAAGCTCTCGAAGAGGCCGTACTTGAAAACGCGTTTCGACAATTATCAAAATCCGACCTAGTCGTTTTCCTTTTGGATCTGAGAGAAGTAACCGCATACGATTCCAAGCTCATAGAACAATTCCGAAAAGATCCGGAGTTGAATTCCATTCCTGTGCTTTTCTGCGTGAATAAAGTGGATCATCCCGAAGATGAGGAGGATTTGGATTCCTTCTATCGTATGGGCCTTTCCGAAATTCTTCCAATATCCGCTATGGGTAGGAGAAATCTTCCTCTTCTTCTCGAAAAAATCGCATTCCTTTTACCTAATGCAAAAAGAAGAATCAGCGAAGAGGAGACGACCGAAACGACTCCGGAAGAGGATTTTAATTTAGCGATCGTAGGTAAACCTAACTCCGGAAAATCCAGTCTATTGAACGCTCTTTGCGGATTCGAAAGAGCCGTGGTAAGCGATGTGGCCGGGACTACCCGGGATTCCGTGGACGCTTCAGTTACTTTCGAAGGAAAAAAAATACGCATCGTCGATACAGCCGGGATTCGCAAGAAATCCGATAAAGCGGAAGCACTTGAGTTTTACTCTTACCAAAGAACGAAAAGGACCATCGAATCCTCGGATGTGGTCATTCATCTATTGGATGCACTCAAAGGTTTCGGAGAATTCGACAAGAAAATCGTCTCCCTCTTACAAGAAGAAGGAAAACCTTTCCTACTTGCCGTCAATAAATGGGATACCGTCCAGGACAAGGATTCCAAGTCTTTCAACGAATATAAGGACAGATTGTATTCTCGCTTTCCTCTTTTGAGAGAAATACAGATCATCACATTGAGCGCCAAAGAAAAGCAACGTATCCACAAGCTCATGGAGATGACCTTGGATCTGGCGGGAAGAGCCAAACGGAAAATTTCCACGTCCGAATTGAATCAATCTCTTCGAACCTGGATGACGGAAGCGGGGCGGTCCTTCTCCGCGAATCGACCTCCTAAGATGCTATATTGCACCCAAGTATCGGTCTCTCCCTTTCATTTGATTCTATTCGTAAATCATGTGGATTATTTTAAATCCAATCTATTGAGCTTCTTAAAGAAGAAGCTGACGGAAAAATACAATCTCCAGGGAATTCCCATCCGTTTGGAACTTAGATCGGATCGAAAATGAGCCTTACGTTTTTATCATATATTGGAGCTTCCTTTCTGGTCGGATCCGTGCCTTTCGGATTTTTGATCGCCAAGAAATACGGTCTGGATATCCGTAAAAAAGGAAGCGGCAATATAGGCGCCACCAATGTGAGCCGAATCCTAGGCTGGAAGGTAGGACTGCCCGTTCTGCTACTCGATATCGTAAAAGGCGTAGTCCCTCCTTTGGCGATTCGTATCTTCTATTCGGATACTCAGGAGATTTTGGCCTTACTCTGCGGAGTTGCCGCGGTGTTAGGGCATATGTTTTCCCCCTTCTTAAAATTCAAGGGAGGTAAGGGAGTCGCCACCAGTTTCGGAGTATTTTCCGTTTTGGCGCCGATTCCTATTTTGGCCACCCTGATCGTATTCCTTAGTTTAAAGAGAATTTTCGGTTTCGTGTCCATAGGTTCTATCGGAGGAGCGATTGCTTTACCGATTTCTTATGTTCTATTTGCGATCTGGCAGTCCAAAGATTACAATACTCCCACGTTCTGGACGATCTGCGGGATAAGTTTTGCGATTCTTATTCTTCATAGAACCAACTTGATCCGTCTTCTCCAAGGGCGAGAATTCGCCTCCGATAAGGAAAAATATAAAGATCAGTAGCCCAGTTCATTCTCCTAGGTTTCGTCGAAGCCCTTGAGCGCCGTCCATTTTAAGGTTGAATTCCAAGTGTACTTTTCTTAAGATCTGTTCGTTGGCCCGACCATGATCCATAAGGAAATCGACGAGAATAGAACTAGAGAAGAAAAGATCGCCAGTCTGGATCGTTTTCTCGCTGCCCATCCGTTGGTCGAAATCCAGGATCTTTATAAATGGTTGTATTACGGAGAATTCGGCGAGATCACCGTCCAGGAATTCTATACGGAGCGAAAGAATGCGCCGGAACTCCACTCCATGTTGGAGGACCTACGTCAGGATGCGGAAAAAGACAGAACCCGTCGGATCGTTTGGGAGGCGCAAGGATTTAGCCAACGCTATTTGATGATTTATCTGACTCCTTATTTCAATCTGGAGTATCCTTTGATGCGGATCGTAAATCTAATGCAAAGGTCTTCCGCATTCCAAGGGTATAGGATGCGTTTCAAATTGGATTGGATTCTTCTGAAAGACGAGATCGTTTCCCGAGACATGGGGATTACCAAACAGGATTTCATCAATTTCGAGGATCGCATCCAATTTCACCAACTCCCCGAGTTGGATTTTTCGGATACGTTCAAACAACATTATCCTGCCGCTAAACGTATCGTAGCCGCCAAATTATTCTTCGAATATTTTCCGGAATTCATACAGGAGCCGACAGGCTTCACTCTACTCGAGGACGTGGTAGTCTCCCAGGAACCGGAAGACGAAGAGGATATCGCTTATCCTAGATGGGAAGGAGAAGCACTTTAATTCGGATCACTTTCCGTTTTCTTCGGTCTAACCACGGAGATGTTCGATCGCTTAGAACCGCTTTTCTCTTTTTTGCATAAGCGCTTTTTTTACTTTGTAATTTTGTCCTATCTACTTGGCGGAGTGTTGCCTCAGTTCGGAATTTGGATCCGAGACATGGATTTCGGAACCTTCTCGCTTTTGGGAGGGCGGATCAAGATCTCTCTGTCCCTCGTTCTTTTATCTCTGTTACTCCTGAATGCGGGACTCGGAACTAGAACCTCCGAATTAATCGGGCTATTGAGAAAGCCGCGACTCTTATTCTTAGGGTTATTCGCAAACCTTTCCATTCCGATCTTGTTTACCTACGCGGTTTCCATTTTAATGGTCTTTTGGCATAATCCCGACGAGGTACAGAACATTCTCGTAGGATTGGCTTTGATTGCATCCATGCCGATCGCTGCATCCTCTACCGCATGGTCTCAGAAATCCAACGGAAATCTTGCTTTAAGTTTGGGACTCGTGGTCTTCTCCACCATCTTAAGTCCGATCACTACTCCGATCGGATTGCACTCCGTAGGCTTCATCACCACGGGAGATTATTCGGAGAATCTTCATGAGATTGCGGATAAGGGCGCGGGTCTTTTCCTATTACTTTCGGTTCTATTGCCTACGATTCTCGGCTTGGGATTGCATTTCCTAATACCGGAAAAGTCGTTGGAAACGGTTAAAAAGCCGATTAAGGAAACGAACCTCGTAAATTTACTCGTACTCAATTATTCCAATGCGTCCGTGGTATTGCCTCAGGTTTTTCGAAATCCGGACT
This window harbors:
- a CDS encoding AAA family ATPase; translation: METVQIAGIKVPKSKLGNNSGSLGSDLVETDSTVRNLQNILYPLLENRPVLLVGDAGVGKNALIYYINFKRNHPTARFSFNEDTLPEDLIGSYRLLLDGKGFAWADGPLTSAVRSGASFVADEMNLCPPHIIKRFSTVYESNYLELIEGDGSRIQAVDGFSFIGTQNPSEGFEGRKPLPFDITRYYATVFIDPHTPDEILYILGKLYPAMGQDLLKSCIRLSLDTESKVVAGALGKGDLEKYHFNIRNLKKLCNRILSLKTDTPELLYRELWNFYAEPFRKEEDRRIQTDAILKETGLKIPPKLPEPKFEIHKGSLFCNDKEIAVSDESKAKQILSSVPLPLKLREFAEKVYTAVAFRENILIEYSEEQDPQFVLPLFTEISGVPLESVNLCKGIHTADIIGALKPIDGSKVGWVDGPLTKGIREGGNILIANLEAAGAELVEKMNMLTDDARALVLPPESSEDAPLALQKESRIFALKLFRKTKSTPTISRAFRNRFTSILFPELEDSETLKEILNFYLPEGDLVSKMAEFHTKIKDLSKKRTIGSANLMPYTFGLSNLLQWKDHIVKYADEKSGKEGIREIAFRGGKIAYTNQVSDPGERKELERILEFSLSGIEIVSEFFQELEEKKKKTLTPSTEIEKKRWWDPELHKREPLTGKAELKNSGRELREGLEINTPETGGQRKEGPDAWYGQETRGNMGQGEPAGGGGAWGYRTEELYKAFLAKRRILWEYTIQTSIKEFKEVFGRSLEEVQLNLERLFDPEIDINRIYKSEGSRIDTRKYISFLSGKGDSKVFDKTIIDKDEEKLKGVEVAFLVSKSRRIFNFEYSVATLSAMLSSAHILDEHDVNFSVTAYSDRMNRKDRIDLVQVKRMDEYFDEKKEEEMFDSLRSDWQGDSIEEYQLLEQIESYFSPDAQTKILVMISDFRGQRGKAEIEQEIQSRDNRRLRAEILKHSNKNYVFLGVGLGRRYIAEHLFPDSIQITSENFYNMPNLIGAELGRLILTHHSSRN
- the smpB gene encoding SsrA-binding protein, translating into MGKKKEKDSGLPQPLVNKKARFNFELIQFIEAGIVLTGSEVKSLREKKANLTDAFAKIKNGEVFLDGFSITPYKNGGYANHPEIRPRKLLLKRKEIEKLEKQVKEKGLVLVATKVYFKDNRWAKVELAVAKPKKLYDKREDLKKSDAKMEIARAMKAKNFS
- the der gene encoding ribosome biogenesis GTPase Der codes for the protein MSSKKKHTPVVSIVGRQNVGKSTLFNALLKKKLAITEDYPGVTRDVLQARVLHPEKGLDFFLCDTPGLDIERPEALEEAVLENAFRQLSKSDLVVFLLDLREVTAYDSKLIEQFRKDPELNSIPVLFCVNKVDHPEDEEDLDSFYRMGLSEILPISAMGRRNLPLLLEKIAFLLPNAKRRISEEETTETTPEEDFNLAIVGKPNSGKSSLLNALCGFERAVVSDVAGTTRDSVDASVTFEGKKIRIVDTAGIRKKSDKAEALEFYSYQRTKRTIESSDVVIHLLDALKGFGEFDKKIVSLLQEEGKPFLLAVNKWDTVQDKDSKSFNEYKDRLYSRFPLLREIQIITLSAKEKQRIHKLMEMTLDLAGRAKRKISTSELNQSLRTWMTEAGRSFSANRPPKMLYCTQVSVSPFHLILFVNHVDYFKSNLLSFLKKKLTEKYNLQGIPIRLELRSDRK
- the plsY gene encoding glycerol-3-phosphate 1-O-acyltransferase PlsY, with product MSLTFLSYIGASFLVGSVPFGFLIAKKYGLDIRKKGSGNIGATNVSRILGWKVGLPVLLLDIVKGVVPPLAIRIFYSDTQEILALLCGVAAVLGHMFSPFLKFKGGKGVATSFGVFSVLAPIPILATLIVFLSLKRIFGFVSIGSIGGAIALPISYVLFAIWQSKDYNTPTFWTICGISFAILILHRTNLIRLLQGREFASDKEKYKDQ
- a CDS encoding bile acid:sodium symporter family protein — encoded protein: MFDRLEPLFSFLHKRFFYFVILSYLLGGVLPQFGIWIRDMDFGTFSLLGGRIKISLSLVLLSLLLLNAGLGTRTSELIGLLRKPRLLFLGLFANLSIPILFTYAVSILMVFWHNPDEVQNILVGLALIASMPIAASSTAWSQKSNGNLALSLGLVVFSTILSPITTPIGLHSVGFITTGDYSENLHEIADKGAGLFLLLSVLLPTILGLGLHFLIPEKSLETVKKPIKETNLVNLLVLNYSNASVVLPQVFRNPDWDFLFVIFLITGALCSFSFFVGFAISKFVKARDSDRSSIVFGLGMNNNGTGLVLASLSLAGHPSVMLPIIFYNLVQHLVAGYVDRKLSFGREEL